CTGCTCCGAGGCCTACTTCCACGCCGCAGCCGACAACATCCAGATCCACGGCGGCATGGGCTTCACCTGGGAAGCCGCGCCGCACCTGTACTTCAAGCGCGCGAAGGCGAGTGAGCTCCTGTTCGGCGACTCCGCCCACCACCGCGAAGAGCTGGCGAAGCACGTCGGGCTGTAGTGACTCGCGCGGAGCGCGAAGCTAGCGCTTCTGGTACGGGTGGAAGATGTAGTCCTGCTTGGCCACCCGCGTGTGACACTCGTAGCCGCAGGCCGAGCCCTTTCCGTCGGGCGTGAACGTGTCGGATGCCGGGTCGTAGTTGAACAGCGCGTAGCCCCAGCCGCTGGTGGTCGGAAAGCGCTTGCTGTCCTTCTCGATGAAGAAGGCGTTCTTGAAGCGGTCGGGCACGTTCACCACGAACGGCGCGTCGCTGCTCTTCTTCTGCGTCCACTGGAGCTTCGCGATCTTCGAGCCGTCGGGGAACGGCCTGCCGTTGCCGGGAATGCCGGACTGGTAGGCCTCGATCATCGTCGGATTGGCGACGATCACCTTCAGCACCTCGTCGGTCTGCGCGAGCGATACGACCTGCCAGCCCTCGTAGCCGCGGAAGTCCGAGAATGCGAGACCGTCGGGCACCTGCAGCGTGTACTTGTCCTGCGGCTCCGCCGACGTGGCCTCGCGAGTGCCAGGGCCGGTGAGTGCGACGAGCAGTGCCAGGAGCGACGCAGCGGCGATTCTCTTCGACATCTGCCCTCTGTATCACGCGCGCCACCGAAGTGCATTTCGCGCGCGCGCGTGCGCTACCATCGGACATGCCCGCTCCGCTGCCGCTTCGGCTCCGAGCACTGACTTCCGCCGCGAGCTTCGCGATCCGGCGCGGCTGGCTGCCGAACCCGACGGCGCTGCTCGGTACGCCGCACGAGCGGCGGCTCGCGCGCAAGGCGCTGTTCATCGCCTGCAAGCCCGGTGATCCGTCGATCCACACCGAGGACGTGCAAGTCAGCGGCCGCGGCGGCCCGATCCAGGCACGCGTGTACACGCGCCCCGACGTGAAGCCCGGCGCGCCCGCGATCCTCTTCATCCACGGCGGCGGCTTCGTCGATGGCGGCGTCGACTTCTGCGACAACGTGCAGCGCGGGCTCGCCGCGCGCACGGGATATGTCGTGGTCGGTCTCTCCTACCGGCTTGCGCCGGAGCACCCGTTCCCCGCCGGACTCGAAGACTGTCAGGACGTGCTGCGCTGGATGGCGGAGTCGAAGCCCGCGGGCCTCGACCCCGCGCGCATCGCGGTCGGCGGCGAGAGCGCGGGCGGCAACCTCACGGTCGCGCTGGCGCTGTCGAGCCGCGACGGCGGTGGCCCGGCGATCGCGCACCTGTCGATCTACTACCCCTTCACCGACGCGACGCTGAAATCGAGTGACTGGGACACGAGTGACATGCCCGGCGTCGACCGCGCCGCGGGTGAGTTCATGGTCCGGGTCTACGCGCCGAACGATGCCGGCCACCCGCTGGTGAGCGTGCTCCACGCCCGGCTGGCAGGCCTGCCGCCGTCGACGGTCATCACCTGCGGCCACGACCCGCTGCGCTCCGACGGCTTCTGGCTCGCCGAGGCGCTGCGCGCCGCGGGCGTGCCCACGCGGCACACGCACTACGACGACATGCCGCACGGGTTCCTGATGTTCTCGCGCCTCACGCGGCGCGCGGACGAATCGATGGACGAGGTGGCGGGCGAGATCGCGAAGGCGATTTCCATCAAATCCACTTGACGCATCCAATTGGATTGATGTAAACAGGGGGCGTGATCCGCCCCGACGTTGCCCCACCCGATTTCCTGCAGCTGGCCGGCCACCCCCTGCGCTGGCGTCTGCTGCGCGAGCTGGCCCGGAGCGACCGGGTCGTGTCCGAGCTGACGGGCCTGGTCGGCGAGCCCCAGAACCTGGTCTCGTACCACCTGGGAAAGCTGCGCGAGGGCGGACTCGTGTCGGCCCGGCGCAGCTCCGCCGACCGCCGCGATGCCTACTACACGGTGGATCTGTCCCGGATCGCGGGCCTCTTGTCGGACTCGGGCGGAGCGCTGCACCCCGGGCTGAGACTCGCTGCGGCGCCGCGCGCCGCAGCCGCGCTCGGCCCGGTGCGGGTGTTGTTCCTATGCACCGGCAACAGCGCGCGCTCGCAGATGGCCGAGGCGTTGCTCCAGTCGTCGTCGGGCGGCGCCATCCACGCGTTCAGCGCCGGCAGTCACCCCAAGCCCCTGCACCCCAACGCCGTGCGAGTCATGCGCGACGAGCATGGGCTCGACCTGACGAGTCATTCGTCCAAGCACCTGGACGTGTTCGCCGGCCAGCGCTTCGACTGGGTGATCAGTCTGTGCGACCGGGTGCGCGAAGTGTGTCCGGAGTTCCCCGGCGCCCCCGAGACCATCCACTGGAGCATCCCCAACCCCGTGACGGGCGACGCGGACGACGTCAGCTACCCGCTGTTCCAGGCCACGGCCGCGGAGCTAGTGACTCGCATCGGGTTCCTGCTCGCCGTGATCGGCGAGCGCACACAGGAGAAGCCATGACCGACCCCCGTGAGTTCGTGAGCGTCCGCTACCTGGTCGACGACGTCGCGGCCGCCCTCGCCTTCTACACCCAGGTGCTCGACTTCCAGGTCTTGACCGCCTTCCCGCCGGCCTTCGCCGACGTGGCACGGGGCAGTCTGCGGCTCCTGCTCAGCGGACCGACCAGCTCCGCCGGCCGGCCCATGTCCGACGGCAGCAAGCCCGCGCCCGGCGGCTGGAACCGCATCCACCTGATCGTCGACGACATCGAGTCCGAAGTGACTCGCCTGCGTCGCGCCGGCGCACGCTTTCGCAACGACATCGTCTCCGGACCGGGCGGCAAGCAGGTCCTGCTGCTGGACCCCTCCGGAAACGTCGTCGAGCTGTTCCAACCTGCGACGCGCTGAACGAAGAGGAGACTCCCCATGGCGAAGCAGACACGACCGACCCGCGCACTGATCGCTTGCGGCGTGGTGGCCGGTCCCATGTACGTGATCGTGACCTTGATCCAGGCACTGACTCGCGACGGCTTCGACCTGAGATACCATCGCTTCTCCTGGCTGACCGCAGGTGACCTGGGCTGGATCCAGCAGTCGAACATGGTGCTGGTCGGCGCGCTGACGATCGTGCTCGCGATCGGAGTGCGCCGGGCGATGCCCGGCGGCCCGGGATCGGTCTGGGTGCCCCGGCTGCTGGCACTGCTCGGGGGGGCCTACATCGTCGGCGGCCTGCTCACCGCGGACCCCGTCGTCGGCTTCCCGCCCGGCACCACGGCCGAGCTGGCGCAGAAGACCTGGCACGGGATCGCGCAGAACGCCTCGCGCAGTGCGAGCACGCTGTTCCTGATCGCGGCCAGCCTGGTGACTGCGCGCTGGTTCGGCGCGCAGGAACGCCGCGGCTGGGCCTGGTTCTACGCGACCGCCATCCCGGGCGCGTTCGCGCTGCTCTCCGCCGTCGGACTCGCGATCGGCGGCAATCCCACCGCTCTGGCCTTCCTGATGACACCCTGGATCTGGGTGACTGCGCTGGCGATCCACCTGTACTGGGGTGAGTCCGGCGCGCCCGCGACTCAGACCACGCTGCTGGCGAGCTGACCGTGGACCCCCGACGACGCGAAGTCCTCCGGCTCCTGGGTTTTGCCGTTCTGGCAGTTCAGGTCGTCCCGCTCGGTGGCTGCGGATCGGCAGCGCAGACACCGCCTGCCGACAGCCTGGCCGTGACCTCTTCTCTCGGCTCGAGGCTGGGCCACTGGGCCGATCACTCCCACGTGCTGTACGTCCCCCTGGATCTGCTCCGCGCTCCTCCTCGAGAGGGAGTCACTCTGTACACCACCCGGACGTACTTCCACTCCCACGAAGTGACCTTGACGCACGATCAGCTCACCGCCGTCGCCCGAGGCGCTACGGTGCAGGTGAGCGACTCCGTCGAAGCTCACCACTACTCGATCCGGCTCGAGACCTGACTCGCCTCAGATCGTCCGGCAGAAGCGCGCGATGCTCGCCGCGGTCTCGCGACTCACGTCGGGGCAGGCCATGGCGAAGATCTCGGTGCCGTGGATCGTGCCCATCACCTGCCGGCATTGCGCGGGCACGCCCGCGCGCAGCAGGAGGCGATAGAACTCGATGCCCTCGTCGCGCAGCGGGTCGCACTCGTTCACGCTGATGACCGTGGGCACCAGCCCCTTCACGTCCTGCTCCGACGCGAAGCCGGGCCACGCCAGCGGGTTCTTGCGCTCGAGCTCCTGGATGCCGTAGGCCATGGCACCGCGGTTGTTGTGCAGGTCGAGCAGGATGCCGTTGTTCTCGACCGACGACGGCAGCCGCGCCTGCGGCCACTGACCGGCGATGTACGGACACAGCGCGTAGAGACCGCGAATCAATCCCAGCGCGCCGTCCTGCTTCAGCTTGAGTCCCGTGGCCAGCGTGAGGTTCCCGCCGCCGCTCTCGCCCGCGATCACGATGTGCGCCGGGTCGATGCCCAGGCGCGCGGCGTTCGCGTGCAGCCACTTCACGCCCGAGACACAGTCGTTGAGGCCGGCCGGGAACGGCGCGACCTCGGGCGCGGAAGACGGAGTGAGTGCGTTGCGGAAGTCGACCATCGCCACCGCCACGCCCTGGCCCGCGATGATGCGACCCCACGCGCGGTACATGCCGTCGAAGCACGACATGGCCTGCATGCCGCCGCCGTGGATGTAGTACACGCAGGGCAGCGGCTCGCGTGACTCGGGCCGGATGAGCTGGACCTTGATCGTGTTGCCGTCGGGCGCGGAGCGGAACTCGTGTGTCGCGACCGTGAGGCCCTTCTTGGGCGCGACGTGCTCGTTGTCCATCAGGTCGAACATCTTCGTCATCTGCTCGCGCTGGGCGATCGCCTCGGGCTTGTTCACCTCGGCGAGCAGCTCGTCGCGGCTGCGCACGTCGCTCTGGGTCATGCTCGGAAACGCCGCCATCGCGGCCTTGATGCGCGGATCGATGCGCCGGTCGTCGGAAAGCTTGCTCACGTCGGTTCCTCCTCGCCCCCCATCTTACCCCCAACCGGTCGTACGATGCGGCGATGGACGCGAAGGATGTGACCTACGAGCAGGACGGCGAGGTCGCGATCGTGACCTTGAACCGGCCGCGCTACCGCAATGCGCAGAGCTGGCGGATGCTGGACGAGCTCGATCTGGCGCTCGACCGGGCGGCCTCGGACCGCGGGGTGAAGGTCGCGATCGTGCGCGGCGCCGGCGAGCACTTCTCGGCCGGCCACGACCTGGGCACCCCCGAGCAGCTCGAGGACCGCGCGCGCCGCGGCGTGCCCGACGTGGGGCTGCGCGAGTACGACGCGTTCCGGAAATACAACCTCGACTACACGCTGAAGTGGCGGAACCTGCCCAAGCCCACGATCGCGATGGTGCGCGGCTACTGCATCTACGGCGGGTGGATGATCGCGGCGGCCATGGACCTGGTGTTCGCCGCGCCCGACGCGCGCTTCCTCGCCGGCCAGGTCGAGTACTTCTCGATCCCGTGGGACGTCGGCGCGCGCAAGGCCAAGGAGCTCCTGTTCGAGAGCCGCTTCATCTCGGCCGACGAGGCCGCGGCGCTCGGCTTCGTGAACCGAGTCATCCCCGCCGAGTCACTCGAGCGCGAGACACTCGGCTATGCGCGGCGCGTGGCCGAGAGCGCGCACGGCGCGCTGCGCATGGCCAAGCTCGCGGTGAACAAGATCCAGGACGTGCAGGGCTTCAGCGCGTCGATGGAAGGCGCCTTTGCCGACTTCCTGGTCATGGCGCAGATGGGCGGTCATCCGCGCAAGCCCGCGAAGGACCGGCGCCTGGGCGGAGTGGAGCTCGCGCTGCGCAAGCGCCGCGGAGAGCCCGAGCCCTGAACGATCGGGAGTGACCGCATCGGGTGCCTTTCTTCCACTCGAGTGCCTGATGTGCTCCAATCGCCGGCGTGACCTCGCTCCTGCTCCACGCCGCGGCTGGTGTCGCCACGGTCGCGTTCTTCTTCTACGCCAACGCGCACCTGTACCGAAGCGATTGGTCAGGATCGCGCACGACCTGGCTCGAGGCCGTGTACTACCTGACTGCAATCGTCTCCGTATGCATCGGCTGGTACTTCAATCAGAAGTACGTGTTCGCCTATCCGGAGCAGGCGAGCTGGGTGCACTACACCCGGCAGCTGTTCGACACGCCCGCGGGCGGATCGATGGCGCAGGACGCGATCATCGCGAACGTCGTGCTGTTCCCGCTCTGGACGATCATCGACGGCCGGCGGCGCGGGATGCGCCAGCCGTGGATCTACTTCGTGATCAGCCTGTTCACGAGCTTCGCCTTCGCGATCGAGCTCTACCTCGCGGCGCAGGAGCGGCAGCTGCGCTGGAACGCGAGGAGCGCGTGAGCGCGACACAGAGCTGCGACGTCGTGGTCGTGGGCGCCGGTCACAACGGGCTCGCGGCCGCGGCGCTGCTCGCCAGGCGCGGCCTGCGCGTGCTGTGTCTCGAGAAGAACGCCTACGCCGGCGGCATGGCCGGCACGCGCGAGATCCTCTCGGGCTGCCGGAACGACGTGGGCGCGAGCCTGCTGTTCCCCCTGGCGAAGGGCGTGGCGGAGGAGCTCGAGCTCGCGCGCTACGGGGTCGAGACGATCGAGCTCCCGATCATGGCGGTGAACCTGAACTCGAAGCAGTCACCGCCCGCGGTCTTCTACGGCAGCCCCCTGCGCATGGCGTTCTACGTGCTGCGGCATTTCGGCATCGGCGCGATGACGGGCTTCGTGCGGCTCATGGCCTTCTGCAAGTATCCCGCGAGCCTGATGGACCGCTTCACGCCGCGCAGCGTGCCGCCGACGCTCGACGAGCTCCGGGCGCGCGCGCCGAACGCGCGCCGGCGCAAACAGATCGAGCTCGCGTTCACGGGCAGCGCGATGGACCTCGTCGACCGCTTCCTGCCCGACCGCGAGCGCCATCGCACGCTGCGCGCCCTGGTCGCCTTCGCCGCGGTGCAGTCGACTTACAAGGGGCCGTTCACGCCGGGCAGCGCGTTGTGTCTCGTGTACACCTTCGCGCAGAACGAGGGCGGCGGACTCATGCGGCGCGTGAAGGGCGGCATGGGGGCGCTGTCCGACGCGCTGGTCCGATCGATCGTCGAGAAGGGCGGCGAGGTGCGCCTGCGCGCGCCGGTGCGGCGCGTGCTGGTCGAGGACGGCCGCGCCACCGGCGTCGAGCTGCGCGACGGCACGCGCATCCGAGCGCGCGCGGTGATCTCGAACCTGGACAAGCCGGCGACCTTGTTCGGGTTGGTGGGCCGCGAGCACTTCGACGCGGAGACGATCGCGCGCGTGGAGAAGATCGAGCACCGCGGCGCGTACATGCATCTTCTGTTCAAGCTCTCGCGGCTGCCGAGTCACGGCGCGCCGTTCGAGCACCTGAACGCGGACCCGCGCACGCGCTTCAACACCACGATCGTGCCCGACCCCGAGCAGCAGCAGGCGAGCTTCGAGGCATGCGCGCGCGGCGAGCTGCCCGAGCACCCGGCGATCGGCATGCAGATTCCCACCGTGATGGACCCCAGCCTGGCCCCGCCCGGCTTTCACGTCGCCACGACCTACGGATTCTTCTTCCCGTGCGAGGCCCCGCGCGACGAGCGCGGCAAGCTGCGCGACGAGATGGCGGAGCGCATCGTCGACCGGCTCTGCGAGTTCCTGCCGGATCTGCGCGAGTGCATCGTCGAGCGCGCCGTGTTCTCGTCGGATCACTTCGCGGTCATGCAGGGCGCCACGAACGGCGACTTCACGCATGGCCTGATCCACCCCGAGCAGATGATCGGCGGGCGCCTGCTGGTGCCGGGCTCCGCGCACGCGACGCCCATGCCCGGGCTGTATCTCTGCGGCGCCTCCTGTCACCCCGGACCCGGAGTGACCTTCCTGCCGGGCTACGGCGCGGCCTACGAAGTCGCAGAGGCCCTCGCGAGCACGGCCTGACGGGGCGGAAAGCTACAGCGCGCGCCTGACCGCGGCGCTGCGCGGGTCACTCGCGCCGCAGCGCGCCGCGATCGCGCTGTCGCTGGTCGCGGGCGTTCAGATGATGCGCCAGATGATCGGCCTGGCTCCCCTGCTCGACGGAGATCCGAGTGACCTGGTGGAGATCCTGGCCGGCCTGTTCGAGCCACTCGTCGCGGGAGGAACGGACTGACTGCTAGGCGCGCGTCTCCGGCTGGGGCGCCGGGCTCTGGAGCGCGTGCTCGGGCCGGTACATGCGCGTGCGGCCGTTGAAGGTCGCGCCGCGCGCGATGACCAGGGAAGGTGTCTCGACGTCGCCGTGCAGGCGGCCGGTGGAGTGGATCACGACCTCGCGCGTGGCGACGATGTCGCCCATGACCGCGCCGCGGATCTCGACCGAGCGCGCGCGGATCGGCGCGGTGACCGCTCCGCTCTCGGTGATCACGACCGAGCTCGCGATCTCGAGCTCGCCGCTGAACTCACCCTCGACCACCAGCGAGTTCGGCACGACCAGGCGGCCGCTCATCTCCACGCCGCGCGCGATCACCGCCACGTTGGGCTCCCGCACGACGCTCTCCGCCTCCGGCGCGGGCGCCGCCGGCTCTTCGAGCCGCGCCCCGGGCACCAGACGCCGCCACCCCGTTCCGCCTTGCGCGTCCATGTCCAAACTCCTTGGAATTGCGAACAGTTCGCCGCGACAGCTGCGGCTCCAAGCGCTTGCATCGGGTGGCTCGCGCCCGGGCTTGAGCGGGCAGGTCACACCGCATGGAGCTCGCCGCGCGGGCGCTCCCGTCCGGTAGACTGCGCGCATGATCAGACATGCCGCAGTCGGACTCGTTGCCGTCACCCTGGCCCTGTCGAGCCTCTCCGCCTTCGCGGGGGCGATCGACGTCACTCGGTTCGACGATCCGGACCCGGCCGGGAAGAACACCGGTCTCTCGCTTCGTGAGGCCATCCTGATCGCGAACGGCACGCCCGGGCCGGACACGATCACGCTTCACGCCGGCACCTATCGCCTGACGCGGCGCGGCGACGACGCGACCGCGGTCGCGGGCGATCTCGACGTGACCACTCCGATCACGATCGAAGGCGACTCGACCGGCGCCACGATCATCGACGCGAAGAAGGCCAAGGACCGCGCGTTCGAGGTGCTCGACGGCGGCGAGCTCACGCTGCGGCACGTGACCGTGAAGGGCGGCAGCGCGGAGCTCGACGGCGGCGCGATCTTGAACGTCGGCACACTCACGGTCGAGAGCTCCACGTTCACGGGCAACCGCGCGGGTGAGAGCGGCGGCGCGATCTCGAGCGAGGGGGGCTCCTGCTCACTCACCGACGTGGTGGTGACCAAGAACAAGGCGAGCTTCAACGACGGCGGCGGGCTGAACTTCACGGTCGCCGGCAGCGCGGCGCTCGATCGCGTCGTCGTCTCGAGCAACT
Above is a window of Myxococcota bacterium DNA encoding:
- a CDS encoding DUF2834 domain-containing protein; translated protein: MTSLLLHAAAGVATVAFFFYANAHLYRSDWSGSRTTWLEAVYYLTAIVSVCIGWYFNQKYVFAYPEQASWVHYTRQLFDTPAGGSMAQDAIIANVVLFPLWTIIDGRRRGMRQPWIYFVISLFTSFAFAIELYLAAQERQLRWNARSA
- a CDS encoding helix-turn-helix domain-containing protein; this translates as MIRPDVAPPDFLQLAGHPLRWRLLRELARSDRVVSELTGLVGEPQNLVSYHLGKLREGGLVSARRSSADRRDAYYTVDLSRIAGLLSDSGGALHPGLRLAAAPRAAAALGPVRVLFLCTGNSARSQMAEALLQSSSGGAIHAFSAGSHPKPLHPNAVRVMRDEHGLDLTSHSSKHLDVFAGQRFDWVISLCDRVREVCPEFPGAPETIHWSIPNPVTGDADDVSYPLFQATAAELVTRIGFLLAVIGERTQEKP
- a CDS encoding alpha/beta hydrolase; protein product: MPAPLPLRLRALTSAASFAIRRGWLPNPTALLGTPHERRLARKALFIACKPGDPSIHTEDVQVSGRGGPIQARVYTRPDVKPGAPAILFIHGGGFVDGGVDFCDNVQRGLAARTGYVVVGLSYRLAPEHPFPAGLEDCQDVLRWMAESKPAGLDPARIAVGGESAGGNLTVALALSSRDGGGPAIAHLSIYYPFTDATLKSSDWDTSDMPGVDRAAGEFMVRVYAPNDAGHPLVSVLHARLAGLPPSTVITCGHDPLRSDGFWLAEALRAAGVPTRHTHYDDMPHGFLMFSRLTRRADESMDEVAGEIAKAISIKST
- a CDS encoding alpha/beta hydrolase; its protein translation is MSKLSDDRRIDPRIKAAMAAFPSMTQSDVRSRDELLAEVNKPEAIAQREQMTKMFDLMDNEHVAPKKGLTVATHEFRSAPDGNTIKVQLIRPESREPLPCVYYIHGGGMQAMSCFDGMYRAWGRIIAGQGVAVAMVDFRNALTPSSAPEVAPFPAGLNDCVSGVKWLHANAARLGIDPAHIVIAGESGGGNLTLATGLKLKQDGALGLIRGLYALCPYIAGQWPQARLPSSVENNGILLDLHNNRGAMAYGIQELERKNPLAWPGFASEQDVKGLVPTVISVNECDPLRDEGIEFYRLLLRAGVPAQCRQVMGTIHGTEIFAMACPDVSRETAASIARFCRTI
- a CDS encoding DUF998 domain-containing protein is translated as MAKQTRPTRALIACGVVAGPMYVIVTLIQALTRDGFDLRYHRFSWLTAGDLGWIQQSNMVLVGALTIVLAIGVRRAMPGGPGSVWVPRLLALLGGAYIVGGLLTADPVVGFPPGTTAELAQKTWHGIAQNASRSASTLFLIAASLVTARWFGAQERRGWAWFYATAIPGAFALLSAVGLAIGGNPTALAFLMTPWIWVTALAIHLYWGESGAPATQTTLLAS
- a CDS encoding NAD(P)/FAD-dependent oxidoreductase, which translates into the protein MSATQSCDVVVVGAGHNGLAAAALLARRGLRVLCLEKNAYAGGMAGTREILSGCRNDVGASLLFPLAKGVAEELELARYGVETIELPIMAVNLNSKQSPPAVFYGSPLRMAFYVLRHFGIGAMTGFVRLMAFCKYPASLMDRFTPRSVPPTLDELRARAPNARRRKQIELAFTGSAMDLVDRFLPDRERHRTLRALVAFAAVQSTYKGPFTPGSALCLVYTFAQNEGGGLMRRVKGGMGALSDALVRSIVEKGGEVRLRAPVRRVLVEDGRATGVELRDGTRIRARAVISNLDKPATLFGLVGREHFDAETIARVEKIEHRGAYMHLLFKLSRLPSHGAPFEHLNADPRTRFNTTIVPDPEQQQASFEACARGELPEHPAIGMQIPTVMDPSLAPPGFHVATTYGFFFPCEAPRDERGKLRDEMAERIVDRLCEFLPDLRECIVERAVFSSDHFAVMQGATNGDFTHGLIHPEQMIGGRLLVPGSAHATPMPGLYLCGASCHPGPGVTFLPGYGAAYEVAEALASTA
- a CDS encoding cytochrome P460 family protein, whose protein sequence is MSKRIAAASLLALLVALTGPGTREATSAEPQDKYTLQVPDGLAFSDFRGYEGWQVVSLAQTDEVLKVIVANPTMIEAYQSGIPGNGRPFPDGSKIAKLQWTQKKSSDAPFVVNVPDRFKNAFFIEKDSKRFPTTSGWGYALFNYDPASDTFTPDGKGSACGYECHTRVAKQDYIFHPYQKR
- a CDS encoding acyl-CoA dehydrogenase family protein, which translates into the protein CSEAYFHAAADNIQIHGGMGFTWEAAPHLYFKRAKASELLFGDSAHHREELAKHVGL
- a CDS encoding polymer-forming cytoskeletal protein; this encodes MDAQGGTGWRRLVPGARLEEPAAPAPEAESVVREPNVAVIARGVEMSGRLVVPNSLVVEGEFSGELEIASSVVITESGAVTAPIRARSVEIRGAVMGDIVATREVVIHSTGRLHGDVETPSLVIARGATFNGRTRMYRPEHALQSPAPQPETRA
- a CDS encoding right-handed parallel beta-helix repeat-containing protein, giving the protein MIRHAAVGLVAVTLALSSLSAFAGAIDVTRFDDPDPAGKNTGLSLREAILIANGTPGPDTITLHAGTYRLTRRGDDATAVAGDLDVTTPITIEGDSTGATIIDAKKAKDRAFEVLDGGELTLRHVTVKGGSAELDGGAILNVGTLTVESSTFTGNRAGESGGAISSEGGSCSLTDVVVTKNKASFNDGGGLNFTVAGSAALDRVVVSSNSAGDTGGGVNSDDGVTVTMVDSLVSGNKSKREGGGLDPSAGSLTLTNTTVSGNHSAKGGGIQLETGGLLALNNVTIAGNKAREGAGLWTEAGTTATLTNTLIAKNSPFDCFGPVVSNGSNLIGKVDGCLVSGDTTGNIVGGPRPVKPVDPRLGPLRDNGGPSKTQALLPGSPAIDAVVGTCPPPAADQRGMPRSGTCDIGAFEVQ
- a CDS encoding VOC family protein is translated as MTDPREFVSVRYLVDDVAAALAFYTQVLDFQVLTAFPPAFADVARGSLRLLLSGPTSSAGRPMSDGSKPAPGGWNRIHLIVDDIESEVTRLRRAGARFRNDIVSGPGGKQVLLLDPSGNVVELFQPATR
- a CDS encoding enoyl-CoA hydratase-related protein, with product MDAKDVTYEQDGEVAIVTLNRPRYRNAQSWRMLDELDLALDRAASDRGVKVAIVRGAGEHFSAGHDLGTPEQLEDRARRGVPDVGLREYDAFRKYNLDYTLKWRNLPKPTIAMVRGYCIYGGWMIAAAMDLVFAAPDARFLAGQVEYFSIPWDVGARKAKELLFESRFISADEAAALGFVNRVIPAESLERETLGYARRVAESAHGALRMAKLAVNKIQDVQGFSASMEGAFADFLVMAQMGGHPRKPAKDRRLGGVELALRKRRGEPEP